In Cheilinus undulatus linkage group 16, ASM1832078v1, whole genome shotgun sequence, one DNA window encodes the following:
- the LOC121523457 gene encoding zinc finger protein OZF-like — protein sequence MSAFQDLSDVQQVLIKEEEVFPEFQERSSSLSQEEPPAHVKEEPEEPWISQEREQLQGTEEDENTFTYTLVTVKSEDEDEEGPLSSLLYEEETEENRDTEKLKTESDGEDCGGPEADKDFSTDNFPQPLTPDKISHLSGSETDDSGDWEETDEPQEGLNPLRNKHVAVSNMTCNTEITLLNSSECALSSEQKTQQQKHMGIHTEKPFSCSVCGKKYPRRKNLNLHMLRHSVEKPFSCSVCKKTFLTRAEMVRHMRVHTGEKPFGCSLCGKRFSQQGHLTLHSTVHTGEEPFICSVCGKRFPCKKNFNDHMLRHSEEKPFNCSVCKKSFIWRAEMVTHMRVHTGEKPFSCSVCGKRFSQLAHQMRHSSIHTGEKPYSCSVCGKRFAESGNLKKHYVVHTGEKPFSCSLCDKKFTQSGDLKKHTVAHTGEKPYSCSVCDKRFSRLNTVKTHKCVSKSSKNNETL from the coding sequence ATGTCCAGCAGGTGTTGATTAAAGAAGAAGAGGTTTTCCCTGAGTTTCAGGAGAGGAGCTCCAGTCTGAGCCAGGAGGAGCCACCAGCACACGTTAAAGAGGAACCAGAAGAACCATGGATCAgtcaggagagagagcagcttcAAGGAACAGAAGAGgatgaaaacacatttacatacaCTCTTGTCACTGTGAAgagtgaggatgaggatgaagaaGGTCCTTTGTCCTCTCTGCTTTATGAAGAAGAAACTGAAGagaacagagacacagagaaattgaaaacagaatctgatggagaggactgtggaggacCAGAAGCAGACAAAGACTTTAGCACAGACAATTTTCCACAGCCACTTACTCCTGACAAGATTTCACATCTTTCTGGatctgagactgatgacagtggtGATTGGGAGGAGACTGATGAACCTCAGGAAGGTTTGAATCCTCTGCGAAACAAACATGTAGCTGTAAGTAATATGACATGTAACACTGAAATCACATTGCTTAACTCCTCTGAGTGTGCTTTGAGCTCTGAACAAAAGACACAACAACAGAAGCACATGGGAATCCACACagagaaaccatttagttgctcagtttgtggtaaaaaatacccaagaagaaaaaatttaaatcttcACATGCTTCGTCATTCGGTAGAAAAACCTTTTAGCTGCTCAGTTTGTAAGAAAACATTTCTAACTAGAGCAGAGATGGTGAGACACATGAGAGTCCACACAGGTGAGAAACCTTTTGGTTGTTCACTTTGTGGTAAGAGATTTTCTCAACAAGGACATCTGACACTACATTCAACTGTCCACACAGGGGAGGAACCATTTATTTgctcagtttgtggtaaaagattcCCATGTAAGAAAAATTTTAATGACCACATGCTTCGCCATTCAGAAGAAAAACCCTTTAACTGCTCAGTTTGTAAGAAAAGTTTTATCTGGAGAGCAGAGATGGTTACACACATGAGAGTTCACACAGGAGAAAAACCATTCAGCTGTTCAGTTTGTGGAAAAAGATTTTCCCAACTTGCACATCAAATGCGACACTCAAGtatccacacaggggagaaaccatacagttgctcagtttgtggtaaaagatttgcAGAAAGTGGAAATCTTAAAAAGCATTATGTGGTTCACACGGGAGAGAAACCTTTCAGTTGTTCACTTTGTGATAAAAAATTCACCCAAAGTGGTGATCTGAAAAAGCATACTGTTGCCCACACAGGCGAAAAACCGTATAGTTGCAGCGTTTGTGATAAAAGATTCAGTCGACTTAACACTGTCAAAACACACAAGTGTGTTAGTAAGagcagtaaaaataatgagactTTATAG